The following coding sequences lie in one Porphyromonas asaccharolytica DSM 20707 genomic window:
- the gltA gene encoding NADPH-dependent glutamate synthase gives MSEQKDLITARRNEPWREELRKAHTGKERMAIPRVKMTEVDPHERAHSLTKEVNCGLTEAEARQEAIRCLDCANPSCMEGCPVSINIPSFIKNVERGDFAAAAHIIRESSSLPAVCGRVCPQEKQCEKHCIYTEKMKRDAVAIGYLERFVADYERENGLYELPEMAPANGKKIAVIGSGPAGLSFAGDMARWGYDVTVFEALHEVGGVLKYGIPEFRLPLRVVNAELKILEQMGVHFETNVVVGRTLSYEQLQEMGFVGIFVGSGAGLPNFMNIPGENLAGVMSSNEYLTRVNLMGAGTEGSETPIYKGDVVAVIGGGNTAMDSVRTALRLGAKRAMIVYRRSEEEMPARREEILHAKAEGVEFLTLHNPIEYEGNEKGKVCRMKLQRMELGDPTPDGRRKPVPIPGAIDEVDVDVVVVSIGVSPNPLIPRSFQGLEVSPKGTVIVNEQNQSSINEVYAGGDIVRGGATVILAMGDGRKAAANMHAALSQQ, from the coding sequence ATGTCAGAACAAAAGGATCTGATCACTGCTCGTCGCAACGAACCTTGGCGCGAGGAGCTTCGCAAGGCACATACCGGCAAGGAGCGCATGGCTATACCTCGAGTCAAGATGACTGAGGTCGATCCACACGAGCGTGCGCACAGTCTAACCAAGGAGGTCAACTGTGGTCTCACCGAGGCTGAGGCTCGTCAGGAGGCTATTCGCTGTCTCGACTGTGCCAATCCCTCTTGTATGGAGGGTTGCCCCGTATCAATCAATATCCCCTCATTCATTAAGAATGTAGAGCGTGGAGACTTTGCCGCAGCTGCGCACATCATCCGTGAGAGTAGTTCTCTGCCCGCCGTCTGCGGTCGTGTATGCCCTCAGGAGAAGCAGTGTGAGAAGCATTGTATCTACACGGAGAAGATGAAGCGCGATGCCGTAGCCATCGGTTATCTAGAGCGCTTTGTAGCAGACTATGAGCGAGAAAATGGGCTATACGAACTACCCGAGATGGCTCCCGCCAATGGGAAGAAAATTGCTGTCATCGGGAGTGGTCCCGCCGGACTCTCTTTCGCTGGCGATATGGCGCGCTGGGGGTACGATGTGACCGTCTTCGAGGCTCTGCACGAGGTCGGTGGCGTGCTGAAGTATGGCATCCCCGAGTTCCGCCTCCCGCTACGTGTCGTCAACGCCGAGCTCAAGATCTTAGAGCAGATGGGTGTACACTTTGAGACCAACGTCGTCGTAGGTCGTACGCTCTCTTACGAGCAGCTACAGGAGATGGGCTTCGTAGGCATCTTCGTGGGTAGTGGCGCTGGCTTGCCAAACTTTATGAATATCCCTGGGGAGAACCTCGCCGGTGTCATGAGCTCTAACGAGTACCTCACCCGTGTCAATCTAATGGGTGCTGGCACTGAGGGCTCTGAAACGCCTATCTATAAGGGAGACGTGGTCGCTGTCATCGGAGGTGGTAACACCGCTATGGACTCAGTCCGTACGGCACTCCGTCTTGGAGCTAAGCGTGCTATGATCGTCTATCGTCGTAGCGAGGAGGAGATGCCTGCACGTCGTGAAGAGATCCTGCATGCTAAGGCTGAGGGCGTCGAGTTCCTCACCCTACACAACCCCATCGAGTACGAAGGCAACGAAAAGGGCAAAGTGTGCCGTATGAAGCTACAGCGCATGGAGCTAGGCGACCCCACACCCGATGGTCGTCGCAAGCCTGTACCCATACCAGGAGCTATCGATGAGGTAGATGTGGATGTGGTTGTCGTGAGCATCGGTGTCTCGCCGAACCCACTCATACCACGCTCTTTCCAAGGTCTGGAAGTCTCTCCTAAGGGGACCGTCATCGTCAACGAGCAGAACCAAAGCTCTATCAATGAGGTCTACGCTGGTGGCGACATCGTCCGTGGCGGTGCGACAGTCATCCTCGCTATGGGTGACGGACGCAAGGCTGCTGCCAATATGCACGCAGCTCTAAGCCAGCAGTAA
- a CDS encoding sulfide/dihydroorotate dehydrogenase-like FAD/NAD-binding protein, with protein sequence MNRIVSKTFLSEKVAKLVVEAPLIAKSRRAGHFVIVRVTDHSERVPYTIADADVDAGTITLIVQAVGESSQRLVALEAGDMIHDIVGPLGQATHIENFGTVVCAGGGVGMAPLYPIARALKAAGNKVIVVAAARTKELIILEKEFREFADEIIIMTDDGSYGTKGLVTDGVESVIKREKVDLCVTIGPAIMMKFVALLTKKYNIPTTASLNTIMVDGTGMCGACRITVGGKTRFVCVDGPEFDAHQVDFDELLMRLNTYKK encoded by the coding sequence ATGAATCGTATAGTCAGTAAGACTTTTCTCTCCGAAAAAGTAGCCAAGCTGGTTGTCGAGGCACCTTTGATTGCCAAGTCACGCCGTGCTGGACACTTTGTCATCGTACGTGTCACCGATCACAGTGAGCGCGTACCCTACACTATTGCCGATGCTGATGTAGATGCCGGCACAATCACGCTGATCGTTCAGGCGGTCGGTGAGTCCTCTCAGCGACTAGTCGCTCTAGAGGCTGGGGACATGATCCACGACATCGTGGGACCCCTAGGACAAGCTACTCACATTGAAAACTTTGGCACCGTAGTCTGTGCTGGTGGTGGTGTCGGTATGGCTCCACTCTACCCTATCGCTCGTGCACTCAAGGCTGCTGGCAATAAGGTGATCGTCGTCGCTGCGGCACGTACTAAGGAACTCATCATCCTAGAGAAGGAGTTTAGAGAGTTTGCTGACGAGATCATCATCATGACTGATGATGGCTCCTATGGGACTAAGGGACTTGTGACCGATGGGGTCGAGTCTGTCATCAAGCGTGAGAAGGTAGACCTCTGCGTAACGATTGGGCCCGCCATCATGATGAAGTTTGTCGCTCTGCTAACTAAGAAGTACAACATCCCCACCACCGCCTCTCTCAATACCATCATGGTTGACGGCACTGGCATGTGCGGTGCTTGTCGTATCACCGTCGGAGGCAAGACACGCTTCGTATGCGTCGACGGACCTGAGTTTGACGCTCACCAGGTAGACTTTGACGAGCTACTGATGCGTCTGAATACCTATAAAAAATAA